A region of Maniola jurtina chromosome 7, ilManJurt1.1, whole genome shotgun sequence DNA encodes the following proteins:
- the LOC123867246 gene encoding glycine-rich RNA-binding protein 3, mitochondrial-like translates to MTYYYKCLISLLVLVSTHAAPKNLLEQKKAALVSRQIKGTTDDLKTSSSSYSSQYSNWGGHSPGGYGFSITGIGTIDRSDYYDPSYNTLGGYDSSIKNTGYGSSGYGLTGYGGQGSEGYIGGRESYGGYGQSGYGAAGFSPSGYSASGFGASGLDGASGYINNAGYGGGNGGYGGYGGNGGLTSYYGYNNPSYQGAGHLGYGYYNKKPGYGNIYSSGITPSLVTGYRGYSRR, encoded by the exons ATGacatattattacaaatgcCTAATATCGCTGCTAGTCTTGGTGTCGACGCATGCAGCTCCTAAAAATTTATTAGAGCAAAAGAAAGCGGCTCTTGTTTCAAGACAAATAAAAGGAACAACTGACGATCTCAAAACCTCAAGCAGTTCTT ATTCAAGTCAATACTCCAACTGGGGTGGACACTCTCCTGGCGGATATGGATTCTCCATAACTGGTATTGGCACAATAGACAGAAGCGATTATTATGACCCGAGTTACAATACATTAGGTGGATATGATAGTTCAATTAAAAACACTGGTTATGGAAGCAGCGGTTATGGCTTAACTGGATACGGTGGCCAAGGATCTGAAGGATACATAGGAGGGAGGGAGTCATATGGTGGATATGGTCAAAGTGGCTATGGAGCAGCCGGATTTTCCCCAAGTGGTTATAGTGCGAGTGGTTTTGGAGCCAGTGGACTGGATGGTGCCAGTGGATATATCAACAACGCAGGATACGGTGGGGGCAATGGAGGCTATGGTGGTTATGGTGGAAACGGTGGTTTGACTTCCTACTATGGTTATAACAATCCATCCTATCAAGGCGCCGGACATCTCGGATACGGCTACTACAACAAAAAGCCTGGTTATGGAAATATCTACAGCAGTGGCATCACCCCGAGTTTAGTTACGGGTTATAGGGGTTATTCGCGTAGATAA